Proteins from a genomic interval of Halopseudomonas litoralis:
- a CDS encoding LysR family transcriptional regulator, which yields MAQSLLRMTLRQLQVFRAVCLHRSYSRAADAMALTQPAVSLQMRQLEEVVGQPLFEYVGRKLYITEAASSLLSASEDIFQRIENLDMQLSALQGTLQGELRLAVVSSIQYLTPHILAAFRQRFPQVSFRLEVCTRAQIIQRLRDNRDDLVLMGMVPADRALEFYPFLNNPIIAVAAPSHPLAGRTGLPLGAMENHMVLQREPGSGIRKACDEYFQQKRVHLQQVMQLGSGETIAQGAIAGLGIGLVSAHGAAPWLQNGQLVQLGFAELPFFRSWCVVHARGKRLSPVAQAFQDFLKEERGVIKELAQPFD from the coding sequence ATGGCTCAATCACTCTTACGTATGACTCTGCGACAGCTGCAGGTGTTCAGAGCAGTATGCCTGCACCGCTCCTACAGTCGAGCAGCAGACGCCATGGCTCTGACCCAGCCGGCGGTCAGTCTGCAGATGCGGCAGTTGGAAGAGGTGGTCGGGCAGCCACTGTTTGAATATGTCGGCCGCAAACTGTATATCACCGAAGCGGCGTCCAGCCTGTTGTCGGCGTCGGAGGATATCTTCCAGCGCATCGAGAATCTCGACATGCAGCTATCGGCTCTGCAGGGCACTCTCCAGGGTGAGTTGCGATTGGCGGTGGTGAGCAGCATTCAATACCTCACACCGCATATTCTTGCCGCGTTCCGCCAGCGCTTTCCGCAGGTGAGTTTTCGTCTGGAGGTCTGCACCCGGGCGCAGATTATTCAGCGCCTGCGGGATAATCGGGACGACCTGGTGCTGATGGGCATGGTGCCGGCAGATCGGGCACTGGAGTTCTACCCTTTTCTGAACAACCCGATCATTGCGGTGGCAGCGCCGAGCCATCCATTGGCCGGACGCACGGGGTTGCCACTGGGGGCTATGGAAAACCATATGGTGTTGCAGCGCGAACCTGGCTCGGGTATCCGCAAGGCCTGCGATGAGTATTTTCAGCAGAAGCGTGTGCACCTGCAGCAAGTCATGCAATTGGGGTCAGGCGAGACCATAGCGCAAGGCGCGATTGCCGGGCTGGGTATCGGTCTGGTCTCGGCCCATGGTGCAGCGCCCTGGCTGCAGAATGGCCAACTGGTGCAACTGGGCTTTGCCGAGCTGCCATTTTTTCGAAGCTGGTGTGTGGTGCACGCTCGCGGCAAGCGGCTCAGCCCGGTGGCACAGGCCTTTCAGGATTTCCTCAAGGAAGAGCGGGGAGTGATCAAAGAGCTGGCCCAACCCTTTGATTGA